ATGAGCTCGGCCGGCGCCTCGTGCTGCGCGTGATGCCGCAGCTGCACTTCGTGTACGACGAGTCACAGGAAGACGGGGCCCGTCTGGTCTCGCTGATCAACGCCTCCGTGGCCGCCGACAAGAAGAAAAGCGAGGGAGGCTGACCGCGATGGGACAGCGGCGGCGGGACGGAGAGCGCGACGTCAGTGGCATCGTGCTGCTGGACAAGCCGGCCGGCATCACTTCGAACGCGGCCCTGCAGGCGGTGAAGCGACTGTTCCGGGCGCGCAAGGCCGGGCATACCGGCAGTCTCGATCCGCTCGCCACCGGCCTGCTGCCGGTCTGTCTGGGGGAAGCGACCAAGCTGTCCGGCTTTCTGCTCGACGCCGACAAGCGTTATCGTACCGTGATCGGCCTCGGTGTCACGACCACGACCGGCGACGCAGAGGGGGAGACGCTGCGCGTGCGCGAGCTCGCCGGCCTGGATCGGGGCCGGGTGGAGGAGACGGTGGCGCGTTTCACCGGGGCGATCGAGCAGGTCCCTCCGATGCATTCAGCCCTCAAGCGCAACGGCGTGCCGCTCTACAAATTGGCCCGCCAGGGCGTTGCGATCGAGCGTGAGCCGCGCCCCGTCGTTATTCACGAACTCACGGTGGTGCGTGTCGAGCCGGACAGCATCGAGCTTGATGTGCACTGCTCCAAAGGCACCTACATCCGGGTTCTGGCCGAGGATATCGGGGAGGCGCTCGGCTGCGGTGCCCATGTCCGTTCCCTGCGCCGGACCGGCGTGGGAGGTTTCGACACGAGCCGGATGGTCGCGCCGGAGACCTTGCGCGAACTCGCCGAACAGGGCCCGGAGGTCCTGGATGCCCGGCTGGTATCGATGGAGGAGGCCCTGCTGCACTGGCCGGACGTCAGGCTCTCGCCGGACGTGGCGTTTTTCCTTCGCCGCGGCCAGGCCGTGTTCGTTCCCCATGCGCCGGCGCGCGGCTTCGTGCGGATCTATACCCGGGAGGACCGGTTTCTGGGTATCGGGCATGTCCTGGAGGACGGACGGGTGGCGCCGAAACGGCTGGTAAACTGTTGAAATGGCTGCTGGCGGGGGCGTCGGGATTGTCTTGTAAGCCGCAGGAATACAAGCTAAAATACGCCCCTCTTTAAACGACTCAAACTGTTGAAACGGGAAACGCGATGGGATTAGACGCTCAAGCAAAAGCAGACGTGGTAAAGAAGTATCAACGCTTCGCCGGTGACACCGGTTCGCCCGAGGTTCAGGTGGCGCTGTTGTCGGCGCGCATCGATCAGCTGTCCGATCATTTCAAGGAACACAAGCACGACCATCATTCGCGTCAGGGACTCCTGAAGATGGTGAGCGCGCGCCGGAAGCTGCTCGATTATCTGCGCACCAGCGATGTGACGCGCTATCAGGACCTGATCGCCAGCCTTGGCCTGCGCAAGTAGTCATTGTCCACTGTCACGGCTCGAAGCGGGTGACGCCGTCGCCCGCGCACGGCTGTTCCCTGCACCGGGGCTTGCCCGGACGCGTGTCAGTGATCCCTGATCCCATCCAGTCTTTCTTAAGGAATTTACCGTGACCCCAGTGAAAAAGACATTTCAGTACGGCGACCACAAGGTGGTCATCGAATGCGGCGAGATAGCGCGGCAGGCTACCGGCTCCGTGATGGTCAGCATGGGCGACACCGTCGTGCTGGTAACCGCGGTCGGTCAAAAAGAGGCCGTGCCCGGACGGGACTTCTTCCCGCTCACCGTAAATTATCAGGAACGGACGTATGCGGCCGGCAAGATTCCGGGCGGATATTTCAAGCGTGAGGGCGGCCCACCGAAAAGGAAACCTCACCTCCCGCCTGATCGACCGCCCCTGCGACCGCTGTTCCCCAAAGGATTCACCAACGAAGTACAGATCATCGCCACCGTGGTCTCGCTGGACAAGGAGATCGATCCGGATATCCCGGCCATCATCGGCGCTTCCGCGGCCCTGGCGCTGTCCGGACTGCCCTTCAATGGCCCGATCGGCGCGGCCCGCGTCGGTTATCTGAATG
This genomic window from Gammaproteobacteria bacterium contains:
- the truB gene encoding tRNA pseudouridine(55) synthase TruB produces the protein MGQRRRDGERDVSGIVLLDKPAGITSNAALQAVKRLFRARKAGHTGSLDPLATGLLPVCLGEATKLSGFLLDADKRYRTVIGLGVTTTTGDAEGETLRVRELAGLDRGRVEETVARFTGAIEQVPPMHSALKRNGVPLYKLARQGVAIEREPRPVVIHELTVVRVEPDSIELDVHCSKGTYIRVLAEDIGEALGCGAHVRSLRRTGVGGFDTSRMVAPETLRELAEQGPEVLDARLVSMEEALLHWPDVRLSPDVAFFLRRGQAVFVPHAPARGFVRIYTREDRFLGIGHVLEDGRVAPKRLVNC
- the rpsO gene encoding 30S ribosomal protein S15, which gives rise to MGLDAQAKADVVKKYQRFAGDTGSPEVQVALLSARIDQLSDHFKEHKHDHHSRQGLLKMVSARRKLLDYLRTSDVTRYQDLIASLGLRK